A stretch of Antennarius striatus isolate MH-2024 chromosome 6, ASM4005453v1, whole genome shotgun sequence DNA encodes these proteins:
- the scaf4b gene encoding SR-related and CTD-associated factor 4b isoform X2: MDPVDAFNIELSSMIDLRPPISRAKMMSVTKSAIKAIKRYKHVVQIVERFIKKCKPELKVPGLYVVDSIVRQSRHQFGVEKDVFGPRFLKNFTETFQNLYHCSEDDKSKILRVLNLWQKNGVFDMDIIQPLMDMASGTIPSVSAPEAHTDTYPETQAPMTSGSVVPGIPNLPTSDALAAVAQLFQSPQGQELQRMLQNFQQAENNKITTGSISEPPQLNLYSSHAERKSSLAEKLLDRFDYDDEPEDIPPKEGIAQPQGIPENVFNQFHGQMPKTENVHPQMMGHAGATEHVGGMSHEHHMMPDGHGSTKEAYLQSLRNSRENSTVRREGRHRNFGRRTRSRSGSRSPRRRRSRSSSHSRRARHRRSRSRSRERGRRSRSRDRAGDREKDRERRQKGLPSMKSHTLSVCSTTLWVGQLDKKTQQSDVMCLLEEFGQIESINMIPPRGCAYIVMVHRQDAYTALNKLSRGSYKVNQKPVKIAWALNKGIKSAHKKFWDVERGVTYIPWSKVKLEELDSYREGGMLDAETLNPDWNKANDLIKLVAVNGAPGIPADGTVAAHIQRVRRCLRNGGRVCFCPFLRTRVMYSVVGTIGG; encoded by the exons ATGGATCCAGTCGACGCGTTTAACATAGAG ttgTCCTCCATGATTGATTTGAGACCTCCAATATCCCGAGCTAAGATGATGTCTGTAACAAAATCAGCCATCAAAGCTATTAAG cGGTATAAACACGTCGTCCAGATTGTTGAAAGATTCATCAAGAAG tGCAAGCCAGAATTAAAAGTCCCTGGTTTGTATGTAGTTGATTCCATTGTTCGTCAGTCACGGCATCAGTTTGGTGTGGAGAAGGATGTTTTTGGACCCAGATTTTTGAAAAACTTTACAGAAACCTTTCAAAATCTTTACCATTGCTCAGAGGATGATAAG AGCAAAATTCTCCGTGTGCTGAACCTGTGGCAGAAGAATGGTGTGTTTGACATGGACATCATTCAGCCTCTGATGGATATGGCCAGTGGAACAATTCCATCTGTGTCTGCACcggaag CTCACACTGATACTTATCCAGAGACACAGGCTCCTATGACCAGTGGTTCTGTTGTACCTGGTATTCCCAATTTACCAACATCTGATGCCTTAGCTGCTGTGGCGCAGCTGTTTCAGTCTCCCCAGGGTCAGGAG CTGCAGAGGATGCTTCAAAACTTCCAGCaggcagaaaacaacaaaatcaccACAGGCAGCATATCAGAGCCACCACAGCTCAACCTGTATAGCTCACACGCAGAAAGGAAAAGCTCTTTAGCTGAG aAACTCCTTGACAGATTTGACTATGATGATGAACCAGAAGATATACCCCCTAAAGAAGGAATTGCCCAGCCCCA GGGCATTCCTGAAAATGTGTTCAACCAGTTTCATGGTCAGATGCCCAAGACAGAAAACGTTCATCCACAAATGATGGGACATGCTGGTGCTACAGAG CATGTTGGAGGAATGAGTCATGAACATCATATGATGCCAGATGGACATGGTTCCACAAAGGAGGCATATTTACAATCTCTG AGAAATTCAAGAGAAAACTCAACTGTTAGGCGGGAGGGAAGACATAGAAACTTTGGCAGGAGAACAAGATCCAGATCTGGTTCCAG ATCTCCAAGGAGACGAAGATCAAGATCTTCATCCCACTCCAGACGGGCTCGGCATCGTCGTTCCCGTTCTCGATCTAGAGAGCGGGGTCGGAGGTCTCGTTCGCGAGACCGAGCAGGAGATcgagaaaaagacagagaacGCAGACAAAAAGGACTTCCCTCTATGAAGAGTCACACTCTTAGTG tttgcAGCACAACACTTTGGGTTGGACAGCTAGACAAGAAAACTCAGCAGTCTGACGTAATGTGCCTTTTGGAAGAGTTTGGCCAGATCGAATCTATCAAT ATGATACCCCCACGAGGCTGTGCTTATATTGTCATGGTTCACAGACAAGATGCATATACAGCCTTGAACAAACTCAGTAGGGGGTCATACAAAGTCAATCAAAAACCTGTGAAG ATTGCTTGGGCTTTAAACAAAGGTATAAAATCAGCACACAAAAAGTTCTGGGACGTGGAACGTGGAGTTACCTACATTCCCTGGAGCAAAGTCAAACTTGAAGAGTTGGACAGCTATCGAGAAGGGGGTATGCTGGACGCAGAGACCCTAAATCCAG ACTGGAATAAAGCCAATGACTTGATTAAACTGGTAGCTGTAAATGGAGCACCGGGTATACCAGCAGATGGAACCGTTGCTGCTCACATTCAG CGGGTGAGAAGATgcttgaggaatggaggaagagtgtgcttttgcccatttttaagaacgaGGGTGATGTACAGTGTTGTGGGAACTATAGGGGGATAA